One genomic window of Parasteatoda tepidariorum isolate YZ-2023 chromosome 9, CAS_Ptep_4.0, whole genome shotgun sequence includes the following:
- the LOC107449034 gene encoding uncharacterized protein: MCRYLFNRKFYSCLYRAYVESAREDCTVIKYKPALCWTIYYIVFFLIIPSLDVYYFYEYGLGKLWPVCALTLVTAAGIFVSTLNELLKRAIKMLNAMDTIETPASSDASDIESAIAAYQSEQFMNWFYKGPHLEPWPHSRITQSEDRQALRNLRQNNKKFRRNYEKLCSQQSPDSAVSETSFIESEQDSYDESNLLPQAEHRSLHPSRSSEEHTKVTLRSRHPSGSLKEHAGLTLRSRHPSGSLEEHAGLTLRSHHPSGSLEEHAGLTIRSRHPSGSLEEHAELTHSLNPSISSEEQAISSTFVTVAEVHRSNYEESD; the protein is encoded by the exons gcCAGAGAAGATTGCACAGTAATAAAGTATAAACCTGCGTTGTGTTGGACAATTTAttacatagtattttttttaattataccatCACTCGATGTATATTACTTCTACGAGTATGGCCTTGGTAAACTTTGGCCAGTTTGTGCACTCACACTGGTTACTGCGGCAGGAATT tttgtttcgACTCTTAACGAATTActtaaaagagcaataaaaatgttaaacgcAATGGATACTATTGAAACTCCTGCATCAAGTGACGCATCTGACATTGAATCTGCTATTGCTGCCTATCAATCTGAGCAGTTTATGAATTGGTTCTATAAGGGTCCTCATTTAGAACCTTGGCCACATTCAAGAATAACACAGTCGGAAGACAGACAAGCATTGAGAAACCTCcgtcaaaataataaaaaattccgtcgaaattacgaaaaattatgTTCTCAGCAAAGTCCAGATTCTGCTGTTTCTGAGACTTCTTTCATTGAGAGTGAGCAAGATAGTTATGACGAAAGTAATTTACTTCCGCAAGCAGAACATAGAAGTCTCCATCCATCGAGATCATCAGAGGAACACACAAAAGTAACACTCAGAAGTCGCCATCCATCTGGATCATTAAAGGAACACGCAGGATTAACACTCAGAAGTCGCCATCCATCGGGATCATTGGAGGAACACGCAGGATTAACACTCAGAAGTCACCATCCATCGGGATCATTGGAGGAACACGCAGGATTAACAATCAGAAGTCGCCATCCATCTGGATCATTAGAGGAACACGCAGAATTAACACACAGTCTCAATCCATCAATATCATCAGAGGAACAAGCAATCTCATCTACTTTTGTGACTGTAGCCGAAGTTCACAGATCAAATTACGAGGAGAgcgattga